In the Passer domesticus isolate bPasDom1 chromosome 4, bPasDom1.hap1, whole genome shotgun sequence genome, one interval contains:
- the LOC135299896 gene encoding ribosomal RNA processing protein 1 homolog produces MLPFLLRKAVPDREEEMEVDTKIDMEEEMEIDGEDPGEEEMDVDEDDEEEMDVDVHEDEEMDVDMEESIEDMDID; encoded by the exons atgctcccctttcttctgaggaag gctgtcccagacagagaggaggagatggaggtagataccaagattgatatggaggaggagatggaaatagacggagaagaccctggagaggaagagatggatgtggatgaggatgatgaagaagaGATGGACGTGGATGTGCATGAGGacgaagagatggatgtggatatggaagagtccattgaggacatggatattgattaa